A genome region from Rhizobium sp. NXC14 includes the following:
- a CDS encoding DUF4112 domain-containing protein, with the protein MPASVHRERLTALARERIRRAAAIARLMDTAVRLPFGVRIGADSVLGLIPAVGDVAGSLIGLFIIDEARRLGLPAHKLARMAVNLGVDAACGTVPLVGDLFDVYFKSHRRNVGIILEHFGISEDELNQRL; encoded by the coding sequence ATGCCAGCCTCTGTCCACAGGGAACGCCTCACGGCGCTCGCACGCGAAAGAATTAGACGCGCTGCCGCGATCGCTCGGCTCATGGACACCGCAGTAAGATTGCCTTTCGGCGTACGGATCGGCGCAGACTCGGTTCTCGGCCTCATCCCAGCCGTCGGCGACGTTGCCGGATCCCTCATCGGTCTCTTCATCATCGATGAAGCAAGGCGTCTCGGCCTTCCTGCCCATAAGCTCGCCCGCATGGCGGTCAATCTCGGCGTCGACGCCGCCTGCGGCACGGTTCCGCTGGTCGGCGATCTCTTCGACGTTTATTTCAAATCTCACCGCCGGAACGTCGGCATCATCCTCGAGCATTTCGGCATCAGCGAAGACGAGCTGAACCAGCGCCTCTGA
- a CDS encoding Gfo/Idh/MocA family oxidoreductase: MRLIILGTGGWANTHAMNFSEIAGVKIVAAVDTDEVRLRAFALRHGIPLTFTSLDDALAWGEFDAVTNVTPDRAHYSTTMKILGAGKHVLCEKPLAVNYREAKEMADAAAASGKVTMVNLTYRNVAPLQAARKMVLDGRLGAIRHFEASYLQSWLVSKAWGDWTKESQWLWRLSTKHGSNGVLGDVGIHILDFAVFAAGSDVKAAASHLKVFDKSPGNRIGEYELDANDSFLMMAELENGAAGVIHATRWATGHLNELRLRLHGDKGALEVVHTPEGSTLRACEGADADKAIWRKIEVEPVITNFQRFANAVEKGKPDEPGFGHAAKLQFVLDHAVKTAGALTEL; this comes from the coding sequence ATGCGCTTGATCATTCTCGGAACCGGAGGATGGGCAAATACCCATGCCATGAATTTTTCGGAAATCGCCGGCGTCAAAATTGTTGCTGCCGTCGATACAGACGAGGTCCGGCTGCGGGCCTTCGCGCTCAGGCATGGCATCCCGCTTACTTTCACATCGCTCGATGACGCCCTTGCCTGGGGGGAGTTCGACGCCGTGACCAATGTCACGCCGGATCGAGCGCATTATTCCACGACGATGAAGATACTCGGCGCCGGCAAGCATGTGCTCTGCGAGAAGCCCCTGGCGGTCAACTACCGCGAGGCCAAGGAGATGGCCGACGCCGCGGCGGCGTCCGGAAAGGTCACGATGGTAAACCTTACCTATCGTAATGTGGCGCCGCTGCAGGCGGCGCGAAAGATGGTGCTGGATGGCCGTCTCGGCGCAATCCGCCACTTCGAAGCGTCCTATCTCCAAAGTTGGTTGGTGTCCAAGGCTTGGGGCGACTGGACCAAAGAGTCGCAGTGGCTTTGGCGTCTGTCGACAAAGCACGGCTCCAACGGTGTACTGGGCGACGTTGGTATCCACATTCTCGACTTCGCGGTTTTTGCCGCCGGCAGCGACGTCAAGGCGGCGGCATCGCATCTCAAGGTTTTCGACAAGAGCCCCGGGAACCGGATCGGCGAATACGAGCTCGATGCGAATGACAGTTTCCTGATGATGGCCGAGCTCGAAAACGGTGCGGCCGGCGTCATCCATGCAACGCGCTGGGCAACCGGCCATCTGAACGAATTGCGCCTGCGCCTGCATGGAGACAAGGGGGCGCTGGAGGTGGTGCATACGCCTGAAGGTTCGACCCTCAGGGCCTGCGAAGGCGCCGATGCCGACAAGGCGATCTGGCGCAAGATCGAGGTCGAACCGGTCATCACCAATTTCCAGCGATTTGCAAACGCCGTGGAAAAAGGGAAGCCGGATGAGCCGGGTTTCGGCCATGCCGCCAAGCTGCAATTTGTTCTTGATCACGCAGTCAAGACGGCCGGCGCCCTGACTGAGCTTTAG